The following coding sequences lie in one Eriocheir sinensis breed Jianghai 21 chromosome 19, ASM2467909v1, whole genome shotgun sequence genomic window:
- the LOC127001025 gene encoding dentin sialophosphoprotein-like, whose protein sequence is MTVVTNTTDMTVVTNTTDMAAVTDAADITVLTNTTDMTAVTDAADMTVMTNTTDMVAVTDAADMTVVTNTTDMAAVTDAADMTVVTNTTDMTAVTDAADMTVMTDTTDMTVVTNTTDMTVVTNTTDMTVVTDAADMTVVTNTTDMTVVTNTTDMTVVTNTTDMTVVTDAADMTVMTNTTDMTVVNNSTDMTVVTDTADMTVVTNTTDMTVVTNTTDMTVVTNTTDMTVVTNTTDMTVVTDTTDMTVVTNTTDMTVVTNTTDMTAVTDTADMTVVTNTTDMAAVTDAADMTVVTNTTDMTVVTNTTDMAAVTDAADMTVVTNTTDMAAVTDAADMTVVTNTTDMAAVTDTADMTVVTNTTDMTVVTNTTDMAAVTDTTDMTVMTDTTDMTVVTDTTDMTVVTDTIDMTVMTDTTDMTVVTDTTDMTVMTDTTDMTVMTDTTDMTAVTDTAGMTVVTNTTDMTTVTNAADMTAVTDK, encoded by the coding sequence atgacagtcgtgaccaacacaacagacatgacagtcgtgaccaacacaacagacatggcagcagtgaccgacgcagcagacatcaCAGTcctgaccaacacaacagacatgacagcagtgaccgacgcagcagacatgacagtcatgaccaatACAACAGACATGGtagcagtgaccgacgcagcagacatgacagtcgtgaccaatacaacagacatggcagcagtgaccgacgcagcagacatgacagtcgtgaccaacacaacagacatgacagcagtgaccgacgcagcagacatgacagtcatgaccgacacaacagacatgacagtcgtgaccaacacaacagacatgacagtcgtgaccaacacaacagacatgacagtcgtgaccgacgcagcagacatgacagtcgtgaccaacacaacagacatgacagtcgtgaccaacacaacagacatgacagtcgtgaccaacacaacagacatgacagtcgtgaccgacgcagcagacatgacagtcatgaccaacacaacagacatgacagtcgtgaacaactcaacagacatgacagtcgtgaccgacacagcagacatgacagtcgtgaccaacacaacagacatgacagtcgtgaccaacacaacagacatgacagtcgtgaccaacacaacagacatgacagtcgtgaccaacacaacagacatgacagtcgtgaccgacacaacagacatgacagtcgtgaccaacacaacagacatgacagtcgtgaccaacacaacagacatgacagcagtgaccgacacagcagacatgacagtcgtgaccaacacaacagacatggcagcagtgaccgacgcagcagacatgacagtcgtgaccaacacaacagacatgacagtcgtgaccaacacaacagacatggcagcagtgaccgacgcagcagacatgacagtcgtgaccaacacaacagacatggcagcagtgaccgacgcagcagacatgacagtcgtgaccaacacaacagacatggcagcagtgaccgacacagcagacatgacagtcgtgaccaacacaacagacatgacagtcgtgaccaacacaacagacatggcagcagtgaccgacacaacagacatgacagtcatgaccgacacaacagacatgacagtcgtgaccgacacaacagacatgacagttgtGACTGACACAatagacatgacagtcatgactgacactacagacatgacagtcgtgaccgacacaacagataTGACAGTCATGactgacacaacagacatgacagtcatgaccgacacaacagacatgacagcagtgaccgacacagcaggcatgacagtcgtgaccaacacaacagacatgacaacagtgaccaacgcagcagacatgacagcagtgaccgacaagtGA